The sequence below is a genomic window from candidate division WOR-3 bacterium.
ATTTGTTGACTCAGGGCATGTCATTATCGGGCGGGATACTCGCGAATCCGGTAATCCCTATCGTAAGGCAGTCATACAGGGTCTACGGTCTGTAGGATGTCGGGTTACTGATCTTGGAATCGTCCCCACGCCGACCGTACTATTTATGGTAAGAAAAATGAGGGCGAAGGGCGGTATTGTGATCACGGCAAGCCATAATCCAATGCAGTGGAATGCTCTGAAATTTGTATCATCACAAGGCCTTTTCCTGAATGAAAGGCAGTTCAAAAGGTTTGCTGATAGCATTATGGAGAGCGGCGAGCCGGTACGCCACAAAAAACAGAAGGTGGAGTTATTTAAATCGGGTCTTCAGGAACACATACGAAAAATAGTATCAAAAGTCAAACCCCTGCAAAGCCCATTCCGCGTCGCTGTTGACGCGGTAAACGGAGCTGGTTCGGTCGGATTGCCTCGGGTGCTGGAAGAAATGGGCTGCAAGGTATTCCGGCTGAATTGCCGTTTTTCACCTGTCTTTCCACGCCGGCCAGAACCGACCCGGGAAAACATTGGTGCCCTGAGCCGTTTCGTCAAGAGATGCAAATTGGACATCGGGTTCGCGTGCGACCCGGACTGTGACCGTATCGCGGTTGTCGATGAGAAAGGACGGGCGATCGGTGAGGAGAATTCCCTCGTGCTTGCTACGGACTATATTCTGAGCCGCAAAAAGGGTGGCGTGGTGACCAATCTTTCCACCACCGCGCTGATGGATTTCGTTGCCCGTAAACATAATGCCCGTTTGTATCGCACGAGAGTGGGCGAGGCGAATGTAGTGTCAAAGATGAAATCGGCGGCGGCAGTCATTGGCGGAGAAGGTAATGGTGGTATCATCTATCCTGCACTTAACTTCACACGCGACGCTATGGTCGGCGCTGCTCTGATCATGAAATTTGTGGAAAAATCCGGGGTTTCTATATCAGAAATAATGGCCGGTTATCCTCAATATTTTATCATCAAGAAAAAATTGATCTTGAGCAAAGAGCGGTTCGAAGAAAAAAAGCAGACTATCGTCGATGCATTTCGCGGCAAACTGGATTATACTGATGGGCTGAAGATAATCAGCGATGAATATTGGATCCACATAAGGCCGTCCCAGACCGAACATGTCGTAAGGATCATCGGGGAATCAAGAGATAGAACACAGATCGAAAACTACATGACTAGAGTAAAGAACATACTCTACCGGGGATAGTTCTTTTTACAGCAGGAAAGAGATAAAGAAAAGGGGCAGATTTCTCTGCCCCTTTTCAGTTTTATCGTAGTATCCGTTTAGCGTACGACGATCAGTTTCTTTGTTACTCTCTGATCTTCACCCTGTAGTTGGTAGAAGTAGACGCCACTAGCAACCTGTTTTCCAGTATTGTCACGGCTGTCCCAGACAACACTATGTGTGCCTGCTTCGACGCGCTGGTCAACCAGTGTCCTAATCAGTTTCCCTGATACGTCGTAAACCGTGAGCGATACATTCTGTGCGTTCGGTAACTGGTATGAGATAATGCCGGCTGTCTTCATCGGGCTCGGCACAATCTGAGCAAGGTTGAAAGTAGACAGTGCTTTGCTGCTGTTCTCGTCGATACCAGGTTCGTCGAGCGGAATGACCTTCAGGCGCATCATGAAATCACCAGAAGCCTCTGGTGTCCAGAGGCTACCCTGGTAGTTCCACATCTGCCCGACGTAATCAACTGCTACATCACGAAGCAGGCCCACCGAGTCTCCCGGTCCAATGATATATCCGACAAATATCCCGTAGGGATTGGCCGTGCTGATGTTGAGGTCAGTCAGGTCGATGGTCGACCATTGATACCCTGGTGATTCAAACCCAGCGATCGAGTCGATGAACGGGCCTGGAGCCGCAGCGCCAACTGCCTGGTAGACACGGATGTCAACGGTGCCGGGACCCTCGAACAAGAACTTGACCTGGTGCAGCAGACCGCTATCAATGCCAACATCTGTAAATTCGAATCGTGTAAAGCAGCCATCTCCTGGTGTCACCACCAACGGAGCATAGTTAGGCTGACCGTCATCATAGATTATGGTTCTGGCATTGGTCACCTCGAAATTGAGCAGTGCGGTCTGTCCCCAGTTGCCGGCGTTATCGGCGGCGCGTACGCGGTACCATATGTCAGTGTGCCAACTCTGCGCCGGAATATCGGCTTCATAGATATTCGTGCCTGTACTCACCATGGGTATGGTGACCCCTGAACTGCCTTCGACCTGGTAGTATAAGACCACAGAATCGGTATTCACACCGGTACCTGGATCAGTTATCGTAGCCGTAACCGTATAGTTGTTCACGGTGTCGGCAGTATCAGCCAGCGGTGTGTGAACGATGTTCGGTGGCACCAAATCCGGCGGCGGTGAGTCAGCGATCCTGACATCATCGATGAAGAACCCCTGCCCGCCCGAAAGCGCGTCGTATGCGAAAGTGAAGCGGACCTGTACTTGATTACCCGGTGAAACATAACCTAAAGAGACCAGGTCCTCAGAACTGACGTTGACCCAGTCCGGGTTTGTCGAGTAGCAGTAAGCCCAGGCAGTGAGCAATTGGCCGGTATTCGCCAGCGGTGAATCGTAAGTGGGATTTAGATGCCCTGCTGCTGCCGGGTCGACCTGTGCCCACGTACTACCACTGTTGGAGGAAATCTCGACGATCGCGCCATCGAAATTCGTCGCTGCACCTTCCAGATCAGCCCAGTAGCTGAACGAAAGATAGAATGCAGGCCAGCCGGTAATATCAATAGTTGGTGTCGCAATCCAGGTAAGGTAGCCTGGGTTTGCGCCTGGTGATGGGTAGACTGCCACGTCAGTTGACGGATGGCCAGGATACCTGTATCCGTCCCATGCCGGAGCCTGCGGTCCATAGTTATCAGTAGTATCTCTCATTCCCCACAGCCCTGATGCTACATCACCGCCCGTTGTCCATGGTGCGATGGCCGACCGCTCAAAACTGTCGACGAACTCCTGTCGCATCGGGATCAACACCGGGACTGATTCACGTGATAGCTCAAGATATACAGTGTTGGTGGTGCTTGCTTGATTTTCGATTTCAGTAGCACTTCCGACGGTCGCCATAACCAGCATGGCGGTGAATACCAACACACAATTGACCTTTTTGTCAATCATCAATACCTCCTTTATTCTGTTGCATTTCTTTAAAATGATGCCCCTTTTGTGATGTGTATCTACTCATACAGATTCCTTCGGACAATTACTATCGCTCACCTCCTTTCAGTCGAAAGGAACGGGCATCAGCCCATGTTATAGTATTCTAGACTTCTCATCATATTCTATTTATTTCCAATCGACATGTCAACCGTTATCTGCATGCTGTCCGGTCGACGCTGCTTCATATCGCCGTAGACAGGTAATATGGGTCTAATCCTGTACCTGCTTGACATTTTGACGAATGGTGATAGAATTGAGAGCAACACAACTTATGACTTTCTGGCAGGAAATAGGATCAGATAGCATTTGAAAGGAGCTATAACTAATGAGATATGCTTACGTGATTTTATGTCAGATGATGTTGTTGACCACTCTACTGGGCGGGCAGTCAAGTGACTTCACAGTGGTGGAATTGGTCCCGGTCCAGCAGAGGGGCAAATGGGGTTATATCGACGGCGCGGGCAAGCAGGTCATCGAGCCACGCTTCAGGGG
It includes:
- the glmM gene encoding phosphoglucosamine mutase, with translation MALKFSISGLRGVVDRDLNPDVVFKYARSYGGFVDSGHVIIGRDTRESGNPYRKAVIQGLRSVGCRVTDLGIVPTPTVLFMVRKMRAKGGIVITASHNPMQWNALKFVSSQGLFLNERQFKRFADSIMESGEPVRHKKQKVELFKSGLQEHIRKIVSKVKPLQSPFRVAVDAVNGAGSVGLPRVLEEMGCKVFRLNCRFSPVFPRRPEPTRENIGALSRFVKRCKLDIGFACDPDCDRIAVVDEKGRAIGEENSLVLATDYILSRKKGGVVTNLSTTALMDFVARKHNARLYRTRVGEANVVSKMKSAAAVIGGEGNGGIIYPALNFTRDAMVGAALIMKFVEKSGVSISEIMAGYPQYFIIKKKLILSKERFEEKKQTIVDAFRGKLDYTDGLKIISDEYWIHIRPSQTEHVVRIIGESRDRTQIENYMTRVKNILYRG
- a CDS encoding WG repeat-containing protein, producing MRYAYVILCQMMLLTTLLGGQSSDFTVVELVPVQQRGKWGYIDGAGKQVIEPRFRGAGFFSQGLAAVKLDNKWAFIDQSGNIMIKPQFTPFSVSAGQTFTANVTLIVLP
- a CDS encoding T9SS type A sorting domain-containing protein: MIDKKVNCVLVFTAMLVMATVGSATEIENQASTTNTVYLELSRESVPVLIPMRQEFVDSFERSAIAPWTTGGDVASGLWGMRDTTDNYGPQAPAWDGYRYPGHPSTDVAVYPSPGANPGYLTWIATPTIDITGWPAFYLSFSYWADLEGAATNFDGAIVEISSNSGSTWAQVDPAAAGHLNPTYDSPLANTGQLLTAWAYCYSTNPDWVNVSSEDLVSLGYVSPGNQVQVRFTFAYDALSGGQGFFIDDVRIADSPPPDLVPPNIVHTPLADTADTVNNYTVTATITDPGTGVNTDSVVLYYQVEGSSGVTIPMVSTGTNIYEADIPAQSWHTDIWYRVRAADNAGNWGQTALLNFEVTNARTIIYDDGQPNYAPLVVTPGDGCFTRFEFTDVGIDSGLLHQVKFLFEGPGTVDIRVYQAVGAAAPGPFIDSIAGFESPGYQWSTIDLTDLNISTANPYGIFVGYIIGPGDSVGLLRDVAVDYVGQMWNYQGSLWTPEASGDFMMRLKVIPLDEPGIDENSSKALSTFNLAQIVPSPMKTAGIISYQLPNAQNVSLTVYDVSGKLIRTLVDQRVEAGTHSVVWDSRDNTGKQVASGVYFYQLQGEDQRVTKKLIVVR